In Salmo trutta chromosome 37, fSalTru1.1, whole genome shotgun sequence, the following proteins share a genomic window:
- the gpatch4 gene encoding G patch domain-containing protein 4: MAGTVKEKSRGLKFAEQQLLRHGWEQGKGLGRQENGISEAIKVKVKCDKGGVGHRQGEQFTFHWWDHVFNKASSSLEVESGENGVQVKKLVEEEEEGMISNKKPTKAMLGRDKLYGCFVKSATLLAGLEQPEQKSSSTDSSSDDEDQRLDLSSTTKLSDADLVKACGGRTAHKGARHGLTMSAKLARLEQQEQEFMAKYGKKNQLAAATPDSVTTTTQPAAQIPEDELTHETPGKKAKKRKNHSEDTRENVAELNADSAVVSGSTNMEMKVKKKKKRKSLKENTGEVAVVPVEEELTSVEDNTADNPQPTKRKRSKQRKVLEEGESCHLNGEVCETDVISIESEAGGGGEEASEGEGATRQQTDSDTTTKKKKKKSSKNKDVAEEMEHSKDRETNQSETVADSPPKKKRNGAIEEVRTVEEPKIKGTKKKCKEVKQTVEDRLHDVLDSIPLKKKKKAKQQEPV, translated from the exons ATGGCAGGAACTGTTAAGGAAAAGAGCCGTGGACTGAAGTTTGCAGAGCAACAGCTACTGCGTCATGGCTGGGAACAAG GTAAAGGTCTTGGCCGGCAGGAGAATGGTATATCTGAGGCTATCAAAGTCAAAGTGAAATGTGACAAGGGAGGGGTGGGACATCGTCAAGGGGAGCAGTTCACCTTCCATTGGTGGGACCATGTCTTCAACAAAGCATCTTCTAGCCTGGAAGTGGAATCTGGTGAG AATGGTGTGCAGGTGAAGaagttggtggaggaggaagaggaaggaatgATCTCCAACAAGAAGCCAACGAAAGCCATGTTGGGAAGAGACAAACTTTATGGATGCTTTGTGAAG TCTGCCACCCTCCTGGCAGGACTGGAGCAGCCAGAGCAGAAGTCCTCCAGTACAGATAGCAGCTCTGACGATGAGGACCAGAGACtggacctctccagcaccacCAA GCTATCAGACGCTGACCTGGTGAAGGCTTGTGGAGGACGCACCGCTCACAA AGGAGCCAGACACGGCCTTACCATGAGTGCCAAGCTAGCCAGACTGGAGCAGCAGGAGCAAGAGTTCATGgcaaagtatggcaagaaaaaccaACTAGCGGCTGCAACACCAGATAGCGTCACCACCACTACCCAACCAGCTGCCCAGATCCCTGAGGATGAACTGACGCATGAGACCCCGGGGAAGAAGGCCAAAAAGAGGAAGAATCACTCAGAGGATACCCGTGAGAATGTGGCTGAATTGAATGCTGATTCTGCTGTTGTCTCCGGAAGTACCAACATGGAAATGAAggtgaaaaagaaaaaaaagaggaaAAGTTTAAAGGAGAACACTGGGGAGGTGGCGGTGGTTCCTGTAGAGGAAGAACTAACGTCTGTGGAAGATAATACAGCAGACAACCCTCAGCCAACCAAGAGGAAACGTTCAAAACAGAGGAAGGTGTTGGAAGAGGGCGAGAGCTGTCATCTAAATGGAGAGGTGTGTGAAACTGATGTCATTTCTATAGAGAGTGAAGCCGGAGGAGGTGGTGAAGAGGCTTCGGAGGGAGAAGGTGCCACTCGGCAACAGACTGACTCAGACACTActaccaagaagaagaagaagaagtcctCCAAGAACAAAGACGTGGCTGAGGAGATGGAACACTCTAAAGATAGAGAAACCAACCAATCAGAAACTGTGGCGGACTCCCCTccaaaaaagaaacggaatggagcaaTAGAGGAAGTGAGAACGGTGGAGGAACCTAAAATAaaaggtacaaaaaaaaaatgcaaagaGGTCAAGCAGACCGTAGAGGACAGGTTGCACGATGTATTGGACTCCATACCtctaaaaaagaaaaagaaagctAAACAACAGGAACCAGTTTGA